CTCCCTATGTCTGGAAAATTATCGACGGAAATTTGCCGAACGGTCTGGCTCTCAATCCGGGCACGGGGGAAATCAGCGGTTATCCTTTGCTGCAATTAGGCGAGAGCGAAGGCTTCATGATCCGGGTTAACGATTCGGCGGCTCCCATATCTTCGGAATCCAATACTTACTACTTGAAATTGTACGAAGGAGTGCGCGTTGGAACGGAAGCGCTGCCCTCCGTTTTGCAATACTCCATTTACAATGAAACGTTAATCGGAAATGGAGGGACGAAACCTTATAAATGGTATTTTACCGGCTCGTTGCCGCCGGGACTTCGCTTGGACTCCGATTCGGGAATCATCTCCGGTCTTCCGACCGCGTCGGGAACCTATGGTTTCACGGTTCAGATGGTGGATTCCTCGGCGCCTCAGAAAACGGATTCCAAGTATTTGACGATACAGGTCGATCCCTCCTCTCCGCCCAATCTTTCCATAAGCGCGGAATACGTCGTCAATAGCGAGTCGCGGGGGGCGATTGCTTCCGGCGATATATTGAGCGTTCTTTTCCCCGATCAATTGGCGGAAATTTATATGATCGTCGTCGATCCGGCGAATGGAGTCGTTTACTACCCCGCCATTGAAACCGAGGGCGATCTTGGCGCCTTTGCGATATCGCAATCCGAGCCGGGCCGGTTGATCGGAAAGTATAGTTATCAGGTTCCCTCCGATGTCCAAAATTCGCTCAAAACCGTCTCGCTGACATTTTCCACTTCCTTCGGCCAGACGACGACGTTCGTCTTCACTTTCCAGTTTCAAACGCCGACGCCGACGCCGACGGCCACGAATACGCCAACCCCAACGAAGACTTCAACTTTCACGCCGACGGCGACGGGGACTCCTCAGCCGATTCCGACATCCACTTTTACGCCGCTGAAATCGCCTACGCCGACCAGAACGCCGACCCCGACTAGAACGCCGAGTCCGACATATTCGTTCACGCCGTCGGCTACTCTTGCGCCGGGCGAAACGCGGACCTTTACTCCGACGGCGACCCGCACTCCCACTTGGCCGCCCGGGACGACGCCAACAGCGGGCGCGCCGACTTTCACGCCCACCTTGCCGCCGGGAACGACTCCTGCGGCGGGAACGACGACTCCAACGCTGGTATCGTTGCCTACGTCCGCCGCGCTAAAGCTCGCCGTAGCCGACGACAGCATTAATCTGAACGATCTTACCGGGGATGCCGATTTCGATCTCCCCGATGCTCGCGAACTATTCGCTTATTTGAAAGCCCCTATCCAAAGCGCGAGAGACTGGCATTTCTACGTGCGCCGGGGATTGGGCGGCGGACGGTTTCTCGGCCAGTCCGGCGCCGCTAATAAAACCTATTTAAGTTGGAAAGCGGGAGCGCCGGGATTGAACGTCAAGTTTCAAAATGGCCCCGATTTCAACTCGGCCTATTCCTTCCGAATGATTCGCATTGACAATTCGTTGGGGCGGGACGATGTTTACGATCAAAATGGCTGGATCGGCTACAATATGGAAGGAGGGGCGACGCCGTCGTTGACTCAGCCCGCGCCTCCGAATTTGAAATTGCGCGACGTCGCCGTTTATGACGATATTTTGGGGGGAAATAACCTGGCGCCGATGGGAACGACGGGAGTTGACGTAGACAATTCCCGATGGCGGGCGCTCATGATCGCCTGGAATTTCGGCATCGATCCGACGTTAGTGCGAGATTATCACGTCCAAGTCAGCGTCGATGGCGCTGATTATAAGGATTTGGGGCAAACCGTCAGTTCCCATATCAATTATTTCTGGTGGACCTCCATCGGCGAGTTCCAGACAAGTTCCCAATTTGCCGACGGTCCCCAGCATGGCAAGGTCTATTTGTTCCGCGTCGTTTTGGTTCCCTATGAAGGTTATGTGGATAATTTGACAAGCGGAAAATTGGGATATTCCGTCACGGAGTCGGATCAACCGCCGTCGCAGAAAATCTACATCTATGATACCCCCAGCGATTCGAGGGGCGATATCACCGGTCTGACGGATTACGATCCCATCGATGGCAGGAATTTGACGGTATTCTGGGGAACTCCTCCGGGAAAGGCGAAAGATTGGCATATCTACGTCCGTAAAGGACTCGGCGGCTATAAGTATCTTGGGAAAACCAGTATAGGCAGCGCCACCAGCATCAATTGGAGAGCTAATCTGCCCGATCTGGCTCCGGAATTCTCCAATGGTCCCCAATTCAATTCAGCCTATTCCTTCCGCGTCGTGCGCATTGACGATTCGGTAACGACGGACGATTTCTTCGAGCAAGCGGGACAAGTCGGATTTAATATCGTGGGAGGCAACGCCATTCCATTGTATCAACCCACAATGCCTAATTTGAAAGTTCCCGAAATCGCCATTTACGACGATATCCTGGGCGGGGAAAATCTTGCGCCGTATTTGATGTATGGCAAGGACGTGGATCGCACCAGCCAACGGGCGATTCAGGTCGCCTGGAATTTCGGCGGCGATCCCGCCTCCGTCAGCGATTACCATGTCCAGATTAGCGTAAACAGCAGCACTTTTGAATATCTCGGACAGACGATGAGCGGCTCGATCACCTATTTCTTATGGACTCCCAACAATGAATTCATAACGGCGAAAAAGTTCGCCGATGGGCCGCAGCATGGAAATATCTATCAATTCCGCGTTTTTCGGCTTTCCGTCGATGAGCCGATGCAATGGTTGGAATCGGGCAGGCTGGAATACTCCGCTCTCAACGACTTGACTCCGACTCCGCAGAGCACTCCCATCTCCACGCCGACTCCCACGCCGACGCCCTTCAAAGTAAGGGAGACCGTCGTCGAAATCCCCGCGTTGTCGATTGGAGCGAAGTCTTTGACGATGATTCAAATCCCGGCTGGCGCTTTCCTGATGGGCAGCACCTATACGGAGCGTGGGAGGGAAATCGACGAATTCCAACACGTCGTAACGTTGTCGCGTGATTTCTTGATGGGGAAATATGAAGTAACGCAGGCGCAATGGGAATCGGTGATGGGATATAATCCCTCGCGCTTCCAGTCGCCCGACCGGCCGGTGGATCAGGTGAGTTGGCTCGATGCCGTCCGTTTTTGCAATCAACTGAGCCGGTTGTCCGGCCGCACGCCCGCCTATAAGGAAGACAATTGGACCGTCATCGAAAACGCCAACGGCTATCGCTTGCCCTATGAAGCGGAGTGGGAACGCGCCTGCCGCGCCGGAACCACGACGCGGTATTCTCACGGCGATGTTTTGAACTGCGGCGACGAGTGCGAGGAATGCTCCGTGAATAACCGTTATATGTGGTGGTGCGGAAACTATACCCCCGAAACCAAAGATGTAGGAATGAAGTTGCCCAATCCTTGGGGGCTTTACGATATGCACGGCAATGTGTGGGAATTGTGTCAGGATTGGTACGCCGATTATCCCATCGAAGCGCAATACAATCCCACCGGACCGAAGACGGGTATCTATCGCGTCCAGCGCGGCGGCGGATGGGAAAACGAAGCCTGGTATTGCCGTTCGGCGAATCGCAGTTGGGTTCCGCCGAGTCATATCAATAAATATATGGGATTCCGCATAGTTTGTTGGAAATAGCGAGGAGAAGAAGCGAGATGGAAAGCCGATGAGAGCCGTAGGCGTTCAGCTGGATATCGTTTGGGAAAATAAACAAGCCAATTTCGCTAAAGTCCGCGAACTTCTCCAGCGGGAGACTGTCGCGCCTGGAAGTTTGATCGTCCTGTCGGAAATGTTCGCCGCCGGTTTTAGTTTGAATGTCAATGCCATTTGCGAAGAAGAGAAGGGCGAGACTTGGCGGTTTTTAAGAGAAACGGCGCAACGTTACCAATCGTACGTCGTTGGGGGAATCGCCGCGAAAGCGTCCGATGGACGCGGACGCAATGAGGCGGCCGTCTTCGATCCATCCGGTAACGAAATCGTCCGCTACAGGAAATTGCATCCGTTTTCCTATATGGACGAAGATAAGCATTATATTCCCGGCGAGAGGGTGGAGACGTTTCGCTGCGGCGAATTCGTCGCCGCGCCTTTTGTTTGCTACGATTTGCGTTTCCCCGAAATTTTCCGCTGCGCCATACGCAAACAAGCGGATTTATTGATCGTGATCGCCTGCTGGCCGCAAGCAAGGGAAGCGCATTGGAAGGCGTTATTGAAAGCCCGCGCCATCGAGAATCAGGCTTACGTCATCGGCGTCAACCGCTGCGGAAAAGATCCCAAACATACGTATTCGGGATGCAGCGCTATTATCGATCCCCGCGGCGAGCCGCTCGCCGAAGCGGGGGACGGCGAAAAGACCATCGCCGCCGAATTGGATTACGCCTCGTTGGCCGATTATCGCCGCGAATTTCCCGCGCTGAAGGATATGCGTCGGGAATTTTTTAACGATATCGCTGTCTTTTCGGTTTAGAAAATATTCTTTCCGAATTCTAAAGCCGTTTCGATAAAACGATAGTAGTTTTGCGCCGTCTTTTCCCATAATGGCGCGTTGATGGGGGCGGCGGTGGGCATGATGACGTAGCCGCCTCCCTTCCCCGCCGCCTCGATGGAGTGTTTGACGTAATCGTCGATCTGGCTGGCCTCCCAATACTCCAGATAGGAGAGTTCGATATTGCCGAAGAGAATCAAACGATCGCCGTATTTTTTCTTCACTTCCGCCAAGTCCACGTCGCCTTGCGGAGGCGGTTCGAGGGGATCGATGGCGTCGGCGCCCATTTCCACGATGATGTCCAACAAGCGGCTGACGCGGCCATGCGAGTGTAGACGGGCTTTGCCGCCATATTCGTGGATCAAGTCGATGATTGGCTTGTCGTAAGCGGCGACCAATTCGCGGAACGCTTCGACGGGAAAATAGGGAGGGCTGATGTATTCCGGCCCGTAGATGCGCCAGATGGGACCAGCTCCCAGTTCGAGTTTATGGCGCAGCTCGATAAGCAGCCGTTCCAAAACGGCGTCCATGCACTTCTTGATGCGTTCCCGTTCCTGCCAGGCGTAGATCATAAAGGATTCGAAGCCGAAACCGTATGCGAGAGCGCAGACGGGATCCAGCGTATCGCAAAGCATAAGTCCCCGCTCCCCCATGCGCGCTTCGATTTGGCGG
The window above is part of the Candidatus Omnitrophota bacterium genome. Proteins encoded here:
- a CDS encoding carbon-nitrogen family hydrolase, translating into MRAVGVQLDIVWENKQANFAKVRELLQRETVAPGSLIVLSEMFAAGFSLNVNAICEEEKGETWRFLRETAQRYQSYVVGGIAAKASDGRGRNEAAVFDPSGNEIVRYRKLHPFSYMDEDKHYIPGERVETFRCGEFVAAPFVCYDLRFPEIFRCAIRKQADLLIVIACWPQAREAHWKALLKARAIENQAYVIGVNRCGKDPKHTYSGCSAIIDPRGEPLAEAGDGEKTIAAELDYASLADYRREFPALKDMRREFFNDIAVFSV
- a CDS encoding putative Ig domain-containing protein, translated to MRKTMRQGGIIWLILILGLCALSGAAQEVDRYLIHTLTGHAGKVTAVAFSPKGDQVLTAGEDGLVKLWDASTGLEVRSYPGPWYLLSIAFSPDGTKALTGSLSNVVEIWDLETASEHRRLVGHTDTVSSVAFSPSGTRALSGSYDKTAILWDAYHQVLLKTFTGHSDRVTSVALSPDGTQVLTGSWDKSAKLWDAVSGAMIYACSETSAILAVDYSPIGLRFVTGSGAPDNVAKIWNASTGQVEHILSGHTGPILSVAFSPDGSQIITGSSDKTAKLWNTYTGQYVRDFTGHTGDITDIAFSPNSNDKQVATASADGTVKTWWLWDSLSVQVVDRANSAPLSEAEVTTNTGNEGRLINPGVYSFGYLPPGTYSVTASSANYQTQTVSNVVIKEKDTTQVLVELPASGPLNITDATLPLAVTGQYYSARIRMGGGVYPYKFTVAYGSLPLGLSLDSAEGIISGIPATPNTYAFAIRVTDSKGIYSQKEFAIVQTDPIVFTNSDILTSAVVNKSYSQSIVVTGGMAPYTFSLASGTLPTGLTLSSAGVISGIPTSTGVSTITVQVMEYYNRTMDKTFTLNVVDPLTIATQKVIDGVIGKTYSQTLTTAGGYDAVTWQLYSGYLPNGLSLNTQTGVLSGTPTDEFYGSFGIKAVDQHGHEGYKSFALKIDYSLAILNTSIPSGVKGYDYLEKIRIRGGVEPVSYSYEGQLPDGLSLNSKTGIISGVPSAVQLNNIKLTVTDSNSPSPSKRTKDYSFQTSSQLGIITPSVISSGQIGSSTTISLTSKLGPPPQKWSIVYGYLPPGIALNQDSGVLSGAPTTAGEYSFCVRVEDGTQKTFDKVFYWKINPAISIISDSLQDGVVGAYYQAPVAAFGGLPPYSWSVKTGTLPTGLTLDATTGVISGEPTAAGQSTFTIQAADRSLPAQTAQKQFILSVTTSMTITATQIRNVRVNDNFSSLLHVKGGSSPYTWRLLSGSLPPGLQLQAGDDTAVLTGSAIQTGEYAFTIEVEDDSVPAKKTSRSYSMKVLSRVAIETRSLILMYKDVPYKDVIAVSGGVPPYVWKIIDGNLPNGLALNPGTGEISGYPLLQLGESEGFMIRVNDSAAPISSESNTYYLKLYEGVRVGTEALPSVLQYSIYNETLIGNGGTKPYKWYFTGSLPPGLRLDSDSGIISGLPTASGTYGFTVQMVDSSAPQKTDSKYLTIQVDPSSPPNLSISAEYVVNSESRGAIASGDILSVLFPDQLAEIYMIVVDPANGVVYYPAIETEGDLGAFAISQSEPGRLIGKYSYQVPSDVQNSLKTVSLTFSTSFGQTTTFVFTFQFQTPTPTPTATNTPTPTKTSTFTPTATGTPQPIPTSTFTPLKSPTPTRTPTPTRTPSPTYSFTPSATLAPGETRTFTPTATRTPTWPPGTTPTAGAPTFTPTLPPGTTPAAGTTTPTLVSLPTSAALKLAVADDSINLNDLTGDADFDLPDARELFAYLKAPIQSARDWHFYVRRGLGGGRFLGQSGAANKTYLSWKAGAPGLNVKFQNGPDFNSAYSFRMIRIDNSLGRDDVYDQNGWIGYNMEGGATPSLTQPAPPNLKLRDVAVYDDILGGNNLAPMGTTGVDVDNSRWRALMIAWNFGIDPTLVRDYHVQVSVDGADYKDLGQTVSSHINYFWWTSIGEFQTSSQFADGPQHGKVYLFRVVLVPYEGYVDNLTSGKLGYSVTESDQPPSQKIYIYDTPSDSRGDITGLTDYDPIDGRNLTVFWGTPPGKAKDWHIYVRKGLGGYKYLGKTSIGSATSINWRANLPDLAPEFSNGPQFNSAYSFRVVRIDDSVTTDDFFEQAGQVGFNIVGGNAIPLYQPTMPNLKVPEIAIYDDILGGENLAPYLMYGKDVDRTSQRAIQVAWNFGGDPASVSDYHVQISVNSSTFEYLGQTMSGSITYFLWTPNNEFITAKKFADGPQHGNIYQFRVFRLSVDEPMQWLESGRLEYSALNDLTPTPQSTPISTPTPTPTPFKVRETVVEIPALSIGAKSLTMIQIPAGAFLMGSTYTERGREIDEFQHVVTLSRDFLMGKYEVTQAQWESVMGYNPSRFQSPDRPVDQVSWLDAVRFCNQLSRLSGRTPAYKEDNWTVIENANGYRLPYEAEWERACRAGTTTRYSHGDVLNCGDECEECSVNNRYMWWCGNYTPETKDVGMKLPNPWGLYDMHGNVWELCQDWYADYPIEAQYNPTGPKTGIYRVQRGGGWENEAWYCRSANRSWVPPSHINKYMGFRIVCWK
- a CDS encoding uroporphyrinogen decarboxylase family protein, whose translation is MELTSRERLLRTFNREPIDRIPVSTYELMPFGADPWYEAQPSYRELLQFIAEKTDILCLWDQPAQNACAWDEEFQRWSEGESSFERYILHTSKGDLTRLTRRDANLNTLWTVEPLLKTLEDAEAYFALPWDFGGVDMARYRQIEARMGERGLMLCDTLDPVCALAYGFGFESFMIYAWQERERIKKCMDAVLERLLIELRHKLELGAGPIWRIYGPEYISPPYFPVEAFRELVAAYDKPIIDLIHEYGGKARLHSHGRVSRLLDIIVEMGADAIDPLEPPPQGDVDLAEVKKKYGDRLILFGNIELSYLEYWEASQIDDYVKHSIEAAGKGGGYVIMPTAAPINAPLWEKTAQNYYRFIETALEFGKNIF